A genomic window from Pyricularia oryzae 70-15 chromosome 7, whole genome shotgun sequence includes:
- a CDS encoding lipase 5, producing MGRFANVWMPIYGLLTTVLATELIPPSQDPWYAAPPGFESKAPGTILRTRQAPPNITALANNSVEAHQLLFRSTDTLYRPSWAVTTVFLPTEESRAGRNKPALLSYQIPYNTLDVDQSPSYGLSTIYGENIMADVRQGLSQGWIVSVPDFEGPEAAFSAGPQAGHAVLDSVRAVLSFTNLTEPDSARYALWGYSGGAFASGFAGELQASYAPELDIAGIAIGEARQYLVDHLHKEGTHNATSFLSALHIPAAEAIALFSGQDIFGYFTNGDEIMRAPELARVFGNNWHESYHGIPQMPVYAYKAIHDENTNIRTTDEHVARICGVGANVLYDRNTVGGHEDEAISGGRRALKWLSDALDGRQLEPANGCKVQNVTVGVSL from the exons ATGGGCAGGTTTGCTAATGTGTGGATGCCCATTTATGGGCTTCTGACCACCGTCCTAGCCACGGAACTGATTCCACCGAGCCAAGATCCCTGGTACGCAGCACCACCCGGATTCGAAAGCAAAGCCCCGGGAACAATCCTGCGCACTCGCCAGGCGCCCCCAAACATCACCGCTCTCGCCAACAACTCAGTAGAGGCGCACCAGCTCTTGTTTCGCTCAACAGACACCCTATACAGGCCGTCGTGGGCAGTGACGACTGTTTTCCTCCCAACCGAGGAGAGCAGAGCTGGCAGGAACAAACCCGCGTTGCTCTCCTATCAGATACCCTACAACACTCTTGACGTTGACCAGAGCCCGAGCTATGGCCTCTCGACCATATACGGAGAGAACATCATGGCCGACGTCCGACAAGGTCTAAGTCAGGGTTGGATCGTGAGCGTGCCGGACTTTGAAGGACCCGAGGCGGCATTCTCCGCGGGGCCTCAGGCCGGCCATGCAGTCCTCGACTCTGTGCGAGCTGTCCTGTCCTTCACCAATCTCACGGAGCCAGACAGCGCACGCTATGCGCTCTGGGGCTACTCGGGCGGCGCATTCGCCAGCGGCTTTGCGGGCGAGCTGCAGGCCTCGTACGCGCCCGAGCTCGACATTGCCGGCATAGCCATCGGAG AGGCGCGGCAATACTTGGTCGATCACCTCCACAAGGAGGGGACACATAACGCGACCAGCTTCCTCAGTGCGTTGCACATCCCGGCCGCGGAAGCAATTGCTCTTTTCTCTGGTCAGGACATATTTGGTTATTTCACCAACGGCGACGAGATCATGAGAGCACCTGAGCTGGCCCGGGTGTTTGGTAACAACTGGCATGAGAGCTATC ACGGCATTCCCCAGATGCCGGTGTATGCATACAAGGCGATACATGACGAGAACACCAACATTCGAACTACAGATGAACACGTAGCCAGGATATGCGGTGTTGGGGCAAACGTTCTGTATGACAGAAATACAGTTGGAGGTCACGAGGATGAGGCTATAAGTGGTGGTAGAAGAGCATTGAAGTGGCTTTCCGATGCCTTGGACGGACGGCAACTTGAACCTGCAAATGGCTGCAAAGTTCAGAACGTGACAGTGGGTGTTTCGCTGTGA
- a CDS encoding alpha-xylosidase, translated as MIYEKDGHLVYKYDGEEVWIQPWGPDAFRIRATKNHTMPLEAWALDERPQGADHEMTTAENGSATIRNGKVKAVVTSRGKITIHKADGIVVLEEYARNRRDLLDAKCSAIEVEAREFKPLRGGDYHLTARFESQSPDEKIFGMGQYQQPFLDLKGLDLELAHRNSQASVPFALSSLGYGMLWNNPAVGRVVFGKNTTSYEAYSTKALDYWLVVGDTPAEIVGKYANVTGKPPMMPEYGLGFWQCKLRYETQEELLQVAREYRRRELPLDLIVIDFFHWPIQGEWRFDPRYWPDPDSMVQELKELGIELMVSIWPTVDKHSANFSHMMEHGFLVRTERGVRTNFEFQGQTVYFDPTNPAARQFVWAKAKENYYAKGIKTFWLDEAEPEYSIYDFDNYRYFLGPNLSVGNIYPREYARTFFEGQTQAGQENVVNLIRCAWAGSQKYGTLVWSGDIASSWASFRNQLAAGLNMGIAGLPWWTTDIGGFHGGDPDDPAFRELFVRWFQWGAFCPVMRLHGDREPKRGTEPSSSGADNEVWSYGEEVYGICQKYLAVREALRDYTRRRMAEAHERGSPVIRPLFYEFPDDPRCWLMGAEQYMYGDAYLCCPVLSPGSRVARVYLPRLKDGQCWVSFKHDNGQAESFEGGQTIEVDSPLDWMPVFVRKSRAEL; from the exons ATGATTTACGAAAAGGATGGGCACCTCGTGTACAAATACGACGGAGAGGAGGTATGGATCCAGCCATGGGGCCCTGACGCCTTTCGGATCCGAGCTACCAAGAACCACACAATGCCACTGGAGGCATGGGCGCTTGACGAAAGACCGCAGGGAGCCGACCATGAGATGACCACGGCGGAGAACGGCTCCGCGACCATCCGAAACGGCAAAGTCAAAGCAGTGGTGACCAGCCGCGGCAAGATCACAATCCACAAAGCAGACGGCATCGTCGTGCTGGAGGAGTACGCGCGAAACCGACGCGACCTGCTCGACGCAAAATGCAGCGCCATCGAGGTGGAGGCGCGCGAGTTCAAGCCCCTGCGCGGAGGCGACTACCACCTCACGGCGAGGTTCGAGAGCCAGTCGCCCGACGAAAAGATCTTTGGCATGGGCCAGTACCAGCAGCCGTTCCTGGACCTCAAGGGGCTGGACCTGGAGCTCGCGCACCGCAACTCGCAGGCCAGCGTGCCCTTTGCCCTGTCGTCGCTGGGGTACGGCATGCTGTGGAACAACCCGGCGGTCGGTCGGGTCGTGTTTGGCAAGAACACCACCTCTTACGAGGCCTACTCGACCAAGGCTCTGGACTACTGGCTGGTGGTTGGGGATACGCCCGCCGAGATTGTGGGAAAATATGCCAACGTCACGGGGAAGCCGCCCATGATGCCAGAGTACGGGTTGGGGTTTTGGCAGTGCAAGCTGCGGTACGAGACGCAGGAGGAGCTGCTCCAAGTCGCTCGGGAATATCGTCGCCGTGAGCTCCCGCTCGATCTCATAGTCATAGACTTTTTTCACTGGCCCATCCAAGGAGAATGGAGATTCGATCCGCGCTACTGGCCTGATCCAG ATTCGATGGTCCAAGAGCTCAAAGAGCTTGGCATTGAACTCATGGTATCCATCTGGCCGACCGTCGACAAACATTCGGCCAACTTCAGCCACATGATGGAACATGGCTTCTTGGTGCGCACGGAAAGGGGCGTCCGCACGAATTTTGAGTTCCAAGGACAGACGGTCTACTTTGACCCCACCAACCCGGCTGCCCGACAGTTCGTCTGGGCCAAAGCCAAGGAAAACTACTATGCCAAGGGCATCAAGACGTTTTGgctcgacgaggccgagccAGAGTACTCCATCTACGACTTTGACAACTACCGCTACTTTCTGGGGCCGAACCTGTCCGTCGGCAACATCTACCCGCGCGAGTACGCCCGCACCTTTTTCGAGGGCCAGACCCAAGCCGGGCAGGAAAACGTGGTAAACCTGATCCGCTGCGCCTGGGCGGGCAGCCAAAAGTACGGCACCCTGGTGTGGAGCGGCGACATCGCCTCGTCGTGGGCCAGCTTCCGCAACCAGCTGGCCGCGGGTCTGAACATGGGCATCGCCGGCCTGCCCTGGTGGACCACCGACATTGGCGGCTTCCACGGCGGCGACCCCGACGACCCGGCCTTCAGGGAGCTGTTTGTGAGGTGGTTCCAGTGGGGCGCCTTTTGTCCCGTCATGAGGCTGCACGGCGATCGCGAGCCGAAGCGGGGCACCGAgccgagcagcagcggcgccgACAATGAGGTCTGGTCCTACGGCGAGGAGGTCTACGGCATCTGCCAAAAGTACCTGGCTGTCCGGGAGGCGTTGCGGGACTATACCAGGCGCCGCATGGCGGAGGCGCACGAGCGCGGCAGCCCAGTGATCCGCCCGCTCTTTTACGAATTCCCGGACGATCCAAGGTGCTGGCTGATGGGGGCCGAGCAGTACATGTACGGAGATGCCTATCTGTGCTGTCCGGTGCTGAGTCCAGGTTCTCGTGTGGCCAGAGTATACTTGCCGCGGCTCAAGGATGGTCAGTGCTGGGTCAGCTTCAAGCACGACAATGGACAGGCCGAGAGCTTTGAAGGCGGGCAAACCATCGAGGTTGATTCGCCGCTGGATTGGATGCCTGTATTTGTTAGGAAATCCCGCGCAGAGCTTTGA